A window from Festucalex cinctus isolate MCC-2025b chromosome 4, RoL_Fcin_1.0, whole genome shotgun sequence encodes these proteins:
- the LOC144017886 gene encoding E3 ubiquitin-protein ligase AMFR-like, with the protein MPLLFLERFPWPSLQTYTALTVVLLAGSIFSAYTTVTDPGFGSLEADESPTPTDVDLEDLNNDISNTELATTVLWYLVTDSLFVWVLVNTFCCSLMLIAKMIQYVVFGPLRVSEKQHLKDKFWNFIFYKFIFIFGVLNVQTVEEVVMWCLWFSALVFLHLMVQLCKDRFEYLSFSPSTPMNSHVRVICLLVSLLLDCCGLAVVCGLLGASHGMHTLSFMAAECLMVTVRTGHVIMRYSIHLWDLNHPGTWESKGTYVYYTDFIMELAMLFLDLMHHIHMLLFGNIWLSMASLVIFMQLRYLFHEVQRRIRRHKNYLRVINNMEARFAVATAEELAANDDDCAICWDAMVTARKLPCGHLFHNSCLRSWLEQDTSCPTCRTSLNINGEGEQAGGQQQGARMEDNAGPAGAAADPRPHINQHNHFFHFDGSRIASWLPSFSVEVMHTTNILGIAQANNSQLTAMAHQIQEMFPQVPSYLVMQDLQLTRSVEVTTDNILEGRIQVPFPPPAQAVERGALQVSPALDEQAGPSGAAAAADEGPSEPENTEARGGRFSKSAEERQTMLRQRKEELMQQARRRYLIKSPEERDEDVPGFEDVEEESFLVAESTTLRRRSPASAAETRMHQDAEP; encoded by the exons ATGCCTCTGCTCTTTCTGGAGAGGTTCCCTTGGCCCAGTCTGCAGACCtacacggcgttgacggtggtTCTGCTGGCGGGCAGCATCTTCAGCGCCTACACCACTGTGACCGATCCCGGCTTTGGGTCTTTGGAAGCGGATGAGTCCCCAACGCCCACGGATGTGGATCTTGAAGACTTGAATAATGATATTAGTAACACAGAGTTGGCGACCACTGTCTTGTGGTATCTGGTGACAGACAGCCTCTTTGTatgg GTGCTCGTGAACACATTCTGTTGCTCGTTAATGTTAATAGCAAAAATGATCCAATATGTGGTGTTTGGCCCTCTCAGGGTCAGTGAGAAACAG CACCTAAAAGACAAGTTCTGGAACTTCATCTTCTACaagtttatattcatttttggcGTGCTGAACGTACAGACAGTGGAGGAGGTGGTCAtgtggtgtctgtggttctctgCACTGGTCTTTCTTCACCTCATGGTGCAGCTCTGCAAGGACCGATTTGAATAT CTGTCCTTCTCGCCCTCCACTCCCATGAACAGCCACGTGCGAGTCATTTGTCTACTGGTCTCCCTGCTGCTGGACTGCTGTGGTCTGGCAGTGGTCTGTGGTCTGCTGGGGGCATCCCATGGAATGCACACCCTTTCTTTCATGGCCGCAGAg TGTCTGATGGTGACTGTTCGCACAGGACACGTCATCATGCG TTACTCCATCCACCTGTGGGACCTGAACCACCCAGGAACATGGGAGAGTAAAGGAACCTATGTCTATTACACAGACTTCATCATGGAGTTGGCAATGCTCTTTCTAGATCTCATGCATCATATTCATATGCTG CTTTTTGGTAACATCTGGCTGTCCATGGCAAGCTTGGTCATCTTTATGCAGCTGCGATATCTCTTCCACGAGGTGCAACGACGCATCCGCAGACATAAGAACTACCTTCGCGTCATCAACAACATGGAGGCCAG ATTTGCAGTTGCCACTGCCGAGGAACTGGCAGCGAATGATGACGATTGTGCCATTTGCTGGGATGCTATGGTGACAGCACGCAAGCTTCCCTGTGGTCATCTCTTCCAcaa CTCTTGCTTGCGCTCTTGGCTGGAGCAGGACACCTCGTGCCCCACTTGCCGCACGTCCCTCAACATCAACGGGGAAGGCGAGCAGGCGGGAGGCCAGCAGCAGGGCGCCCGCATGGAGGACAACGCCGGTCCCGCCGGAGCCGCTGCAGATCCGAGACCGCACATCAATCAGCACAATCACTTCTTCCACTTCGATG GCTCACGTATTGCCAGCTGGTTGCCCAGTTTCTCAGTAGAAGTGATGCACACCACCAACATCTTAGGGATTGCTCAGGCTAACAACTCTCAGTTGACAGCCAtg GCCCATCAGATCCAGGAGATGTTCCCTCAGGTGCCCTCCTACCTGGTTATGCAAGACCTTCAGCTAACCCGCTCTGTGGAAGTCACCACTGACAACATCCTGGAGGGACGCATCCAGGTTCCTTTCCCTCCACCCGCACAG GCCGTTGAGCGCGGAGCGTTGCAGGTGAGTCCTGCACTCGACGAGCAGGCGGGGCCCAGcggagccgccgccgccgctgacgAGGGTCCCAGCGAGCCCGAGAACACGGAAGCCCGAGGTGGTCGCTTCTCCAAGTCGGCTGAGGAGAGGCAGACAATGTTAAGGCAGCGGAAAGAGGAGCTGATGCAGCAGGCGCGCAG GAGATACCTGATCAAGAGTCCAGAGGAGCGGGATGAAGATGTTCCCGGCTTTGAGGATGTGGAGGAAGAGTCTTTCTTAGTTGCAGAGTCAACAACACTGAGGCGTCGATCCCCGGCGTCAGCCGCCGAGACACGCATGCATCAGGATGCCGAGCCCTGA
- the gnpnat1 gene encoding glucosamine 6-phosphate N-acetyltransferase, translating to MLLDETPLFDPSLLQELEWSDNSVSFSPLISPSNPGEGLVLRPLCTADFNRGFFKVLSQLTETGDVTADQFIKKFEHMKKTGDYYVVVVEDTNLGQIVATATLITEHKFIHSCAKRGRVEEVVVSDLCRGKQLGKLLMSTLTLLSKKLNCYKITLECAPKNVAFYQKFGYGASEETYMQCRFSH from the exons ATGCTGCTGGATGAGACTCCCCTGTTCGATCCTTCACTGCTACAGGAGTTAGAGTGGAGCGACAACAGTGTCTCCTTCTCACCCCTCATCTCCCCCTCGAACCCGGGCGAAGGCCTGGTGCTCCGTCCCCTCTGCACTGCCGACTTCAACAGGG GGTTCTTCAAGGTTCTATCTCAATTAACCGAGACAGGTGATGTCACTGCAGACCAGTTTATAA aaaaattTGAGCACATGAAGAAAACAGGGGACTActatgtggtggtggtggaggacaCCAATCTTGGACAAATTGTTGCCACGGCCACCTTAATCACGGAGCACAAATTTATTCATTCTTGTGCAAAG AGAGGCCGAGTGGAGGAGGTGGTCGTTAGTGACTTGTGCAGAGGCAAACAGCTGGGAAAACT GTTAATGTCCACACTAACGCTTCTCAGCAAAAAACTCAACTGCTATAAAATCACACTGGAATGTGCACCCAAAAATGTGGCTTTCTACCAAAAGTTTGGTTACGGCGCTTCCGAAGAGACTTACATGCAGTGTCGCTTTTCCCACTGA
- the styx gene encoding serine/threonine/tyrosine-interacting protein yields the protein MWRLATNYIDFPANPSRETRTKSGRVEPGTANVAEPLSGMDDETKLQFPSLPVTKEELLDWAYPMRREMQEILPGLFLGPYSAAMKSKLQVLERQGITHVVCVRQDIEANFIKPNFPHTFRYLVLDIADNPVENIIRFFPTTKEFIDDCLATGGKVLVHGNAGISRSAALVIAYLMETFGMKYRDAFSHIQERRFCINPNMGFVHQLQEYEAIYLAKLTIKMMSPVQLDRSFLQAGMQGSRKRTLEEDDDFGAMQVTAAQNG from the exons ATGTGGAGGCTGGCGACGAATTACATCGACTTTCCAGCTAACCCCTCCCGAGAGACGAGAACCAAATCGGGTCGCGTCGAGCCGGGTACGGCTAACGTGGCCGAACCCCTCAGCGGAATGGACGACGAGACGAAGCTCCAATTCCCGTCTCTGCCCGTCACCAAGGAGGAGCTCTTG GACTGGGCTTATCCAATGAGACGAGAAATGCAG GAAATATTACCCGGACTGTTTTTAGGTCCTTATTCTGCTGCCATGAAGAGCAAG CTGCAGGTTCTGGAGAGACAAGGCATCACACACGTCGTGTGTGTGCGCCAAGACATCGAAGCCAATTTTATCAAACCTAATTTCCCTCATACATTTAG ataccTTGTGTTAGATATTGCAGACAATCCAGTGGAAAATATCATAAGGTTTTTTCCCACG ACTAAAGAATTCATTGATGATTGTTTAGCAACTGGAG GAAAGGTATTGGTTCACGGTAATGCAGGGATCTCAAGAAG TGCTGCCTTAGTGATTGCCTACCTAATGGAAACGTTTGGAATGAAATACAG GGATGCATTCAGCCACATCCAGGAGAGGAGGTTCTGCATTAACCCCAACATGGGATTTGTGCATCAGCTTCAG gAATATGAAGCAATCTACCTCGCCAAACTGACCATTAAGATGATGTCGCCAGTGCAGCTGGACCGCTCCTTCTTGCAAGCGGGCATGCAAG GAAGCCGTAAGCGCACCCTGGAGGAAGACGACGACTTTGGCGCAATGCAGGTCACAGCAGCACAAAATGGATGA